A segment of the Bacillus thuringiensis genome:
TTCCTACGTAATCACGTTGCTTTACGCCTAAGTCTTGTAATTTTCGAGCAAGTTGATTTGCTTTTTTATTTATTTCTTGAAAACTTATTTTTTCATTATTAAAAACTACTGCTATCTGTTCAGAATGATTTGCTACAGATTTTTGAAAGAGTTGATGTAGTGTCTGAGCATAATCAGTGACCTCTGATTTTTTATTAAATTCATATAATAATTGATTTTTTTCCTCTTCTGTAATTAAATCCAGATTAGATATTTTATCATTTGTGTTTTCACAAAAGGCCTCTAAAGCAATAATAAATTGCTGAAAAAATCTCTTGATCGTTTCGGTATTATACAAGTCCGAACGGTATTGAATAGTTGATAATAATTGGATATCAGTAAGTTGGAAGGAAAAAATCAAATCCTGTTCCATCATATTGTGAATAACATTGTGATGTAAATTTTCAAACCTCAAAAGTAATTTATATAGGGAATTATCTATGAAGTATGTATCATTGATTACTTTAAATACTTCTTCATAAGGAAAATTTTGATGCTCATTTGCTTCTTTAACGGATTGTTGAATCTGTGTAAGGAGCTCCTTCCAAGTTATATCTTCATTCAGTTTACTTCGAATGACTAGTCTATCATTTATATAATTGCCCACATCTTTTTGTTTAAAAACTGGAATCCCAATTACAATATCTTCGTCATTTGAGTATCGATATAAAATTGCATTCACTACTGTAGCGACAATTAAGAATACCCCAACCTCTGAACCGTTTGTTATTTGATAAATATTTTTAAAAATATGGTCCGGGATTTTAAATTGAATTTCTGCCGTTGTTGGTTTAACCTGTTTTGTATTCTTAAAATCTCTTGGCAACCTACTTGGATGAAAGCTCCCTGATAATTTTTTCTGCCAGTATGCCTTTTCTTTTTGGTATTTTCCGCTATTTAGTAACACTTGCTTAGAAAAACCCATTACCTTCCCTCCCTTATAAGGATGAAATAGAGAGAGGGAGAAAAACCTCTCTCTACTGTTTGCAAGTAAAACAAAATGAAGATTAATAAGATTTCACAAGAATTATTTTCCTAATCATTAAAAGAAAATTCTATGTCTTCCATACTCACTGGTTCTAATTCCTGAATTTCATTTTCTAATTGAACCTCAGCTAACAATATTTGTGGATTCTTAAGCACAATCTCTAAAATTTTTAAAAAGTCTTCTGCTACTTTCTGAATTGTGTCATTCTTAAATAAATACGTGTTGTATTCAAATCTGAAAATAAAGCTTTCATCTAATTCTTCCGTTTCTAAACTCAAATCAAATTTGGAAGTCCCTCTATTGAATGGATACTTTTTGATTCGTAATCCATCCATACTAATCTCATGATTACTTACTTTCATATCAAACATAGTATTGAATAGTGGGTTTTGACTTTCAGATCTCTCAATATGAAGTTCATCTAGTAACTCTTCAAATGGATAATCTTGATTCTCATAAGCATTTAGAATGAAATCATTTAATTCTTCTAAATAATCTAAGAAAGTTTTTTCATTTTCAGGATAACTCCGAATGGCTAATGTATTCACAAACATCCCAACTAAGTTCTTCATGTCCGGGTGCCGTCTACCTGCAGTAGGAGTACCTACAACAAAATCCGTTTGACCAGTATATTTTGATAAGAGAACATTATAAACACCGAATAATACTACATATAATGTTTTTTCCAATCTTGCAGCAACGGAGCGTAATGTTGAAGAGGTCTGTTTATCTAGTACTATTGAAATTGTTTTCCCTTCAACTGTTAAACGGTTAGGGCTCGTAAAATCATATGGTAAATTTAATTGCAAAACTTCATTTTGAAAGACTTTTTTCCAATACATTTCTTGTCTATGCATTCTTTCTGTATTCAACAGATTTTCTTTCCAAATAACATAATCTTTGTATTGTACCTCAAGCTTTGGTAATTCTGTATCATGATAAAATGCAATAAAATCACGAATCAGTATGTCTAATGAAATACCATCTGCAATGATATGATGCATATCAAATAACAATAGATACTCATTTTCTTCGAAGTTAATTAACTTAACTCGAAATAGCGGAGCTTTATTTAAATTAAAAGGCTTTATAAATTGTTCAATTAGTTTATCACTATCACAATAAGATCCCTTTTCTTCTATAATTTCAATTTTTTTGTTTTTGTGTATCACTTGAATGAGTTCACCATTTTTATAAGAGAAACTTGTTCTTAATGATTCATGTCTGTCCACAAGTCTCTGTAAACTCTCCCTGAACTTGTCTTTATTTAGCACTCCTTTAAGTAGCAATACCTCTGATAGATTATAACTAGTGTCCATCTTATTTATCTGTTCTAAGATATACAAACTTTTTTGTGAAGAAGTAAGAGGATAATATTCTCTTTCTTTAGCAATTTCAATTTTGTCGTACTTCTCCCTATTACAATTTTGAAATAATATTTCTGCTTGTTCTTTTATAGTTGGTGAATGGAATATATCTTTCAACGATAATTGAACACCAAATTCTTCATATATCTTAGAAATGATGGATACAGCTTTAAGAGAATGACCACCTAATTCAAAAAAGCTATCCGTAATTCCAATTTGTTGTGCATCTATATTAAGAAAATCAGCCCAGAGCTTTGTTAACCTTTGTTCAACTTCGTTCCTTGGTGCTACGTATTTTCTACTCTTCGTGATATCCTTCAACTGCACCAGGGCTTTGCGATCAACCTTCCCACTTGCATTAAATGGAATACTGTCTATACAAACGTACATAGTAGGCAACATATAATCTGGTAACATTTTAGATAGATAGTTTCGTAACTCCAAATTAGAGATGGATTGATTTGCAATATAATACGCATATAATTCATGACTACCATTTTCATCCTGTACTGAAATTACAACTGCATCCACTATTTCTTCATGTGAAATTAAGTTTGTTTCAATTTCCCCTATTTCCACACGATTTCCTCGTATTTTTACCTGTTCATCAGTACGCCCTAAATATTCAATATTTCCATCATGCAAATATCTCGCAATATCACCTGTTTGATACATTTTTGTTCCTGTAATAAATGGATTCTCAATAAATTTTTCATCTGTTAATTCTTTTCGATTTAAATATCCTCTAGCAAGTCCAATTCCCGCTATATACAGCTCTCCTTCTACTCCAACAGGTTGTATTTGATAATGTTTATTCAAAATATAAAGAGACATATTTGATATAGGTTTTCCAATTGGAATAATAGATGTCGTAACATCATCACAATCATAATAAGAAACATCAATCGTTGCTTCAGTTGGCCCATATAAGTTCGTTAATCTCGTTCCAAACTGTTTATTTAAATATTCATAAAACGCAGTAACATGGGTGTTCAATAATGCTTCTCCACTAGTAAATATTCTCCTCAAGTGACTAAAGTCATAAGATTCTTTATAATTTTTCAGGTGTTCCAAAAACATAGTAAACATTGTTGGCACAAAGTGCATAACAGTAATCTCATGCTTCTCAATTGCTTCACAAATCACTACTGGTTCTTTTTCACCATTTGGTGGAAGCATATATACTTTAGCGCCATATAAGGACCACCATAACAATTCCCATACAGATACATCAAAAGTAAACGGTGTTTTTTGCATAATAATATCAGCTTCTGTTAAAGGGTATTTACTCTGCATCCATTGAATCCTATTAATTAGAGATTGATGTTCAATCATTACTCCTTTAGGTTTACCAGTTGACCCCGAGGTGTAAATGACATATGCAAGACTATTAGGTTTTGTAACAAGATGAAGATTTTTGTTATCTAGTTGCTCAATTTCGCTATCATTCATATCTATAATTGATCCTGAAAATATAATATCTTGCTCCACAGAACCATTTGTTAATAAGATGTTTATTTTACTATCCTGAATGATGTAATTTATTCTTTCTAAAGGTAAAGTCGGATTGATTGGTAAATAGGCTGCACCAGCTTTTAAAATCCCTAGTATTCCAACAATCATTTCGGATGATCGTTCTAGCATGATTCCAATAATACTCTCAGACGCTATACCATTTGACCGTAAATAGCGAGCAATTTGATTAGCTCTCTCATTTACTTCTTTATAAGTTAGGGAACGATGATTTTCAATTATCGCAACATTATTTGGCGTACGACTCACCTGTTCCTCAAATCGTTCATGATATCCTTTTGATATATCGATTAATTGTTGTGTGTTATTCCACTCATAAATTTGTTTATTTTGTTCCTCTTTGCTTAACAGTTGTATATCCGATAATAGTACAGTTGTTTCATTGGTAACTCGGTCAACAATTTCCATAAAATATCTTTTTATTTTTTGTATTGTTTCACGATTAAACAGTTCTGTACTATATTCTATTTTCACTTCAAGCTCTTCCGTTTTTTCTTTTACCTCAAAACCCAAATCAAATTTTATACCTTTATTATTTACCTCAACAGGATGAATTGATAAATCTCCCACGGTTAGGGAATCAAATTTTGTATCTTGCATCGTAAACATAGTATTAAATAAAGGTGATTTACTTCTATCAAAAGGTAAATCAAGCATATTGATTAGATTTTCGAATGGATACTCCTGGTTTTCATATGCTTTTAGTAAATTATCTTTCACATGCCCTAAAAATTCTTTAAATTGCATCTTTGAATCTGGATAACTTCTTATAGCTAATGTATTTACAAACATTCCAATAACATCTTTAACTTCATTATTTTTCCTACCAACAACTGGAATACCTATCGTGATATCCTCTTGATCACTGTACTTAGCTAACAGGATATTGTAAATCGAAAAAACAACCATAAATAATGTTGCTTCCTGCTTTCTTGCAATCTCTTTTAATTTAGAAAGATATCCACGTTCTATCACGAATGTTAGATGGTCTCCTTCATATGAAGAAATGGATGGTCTTGCTCTATCTATTGGAAGATTTAATTCGGGTATCTCTTTTGAAAAAACATTTAACCAATAAGCTTCCTGTTTCTTCATGGCATTTGAAAGCAAATATGTTTCTTGCCAATTAGAGAAATCTTTATATTGTACTTTAAGTGGTGACAAACTCTTACCTTCATATAACTGAATAAAATCTTCAATCAGGATTTTTATGGATGTACCGTCTGAGATAATATGATGCATATCAACAAATAACAACCATTTATCTTTTTGTACATGAATCAAGTACACACGAAGTAATGGTGCTTTCGATAGGTCAAATGGTTGAATCAACGAATGAATCAATTCTGTAGAGTCAAGATTTTGTAACATTATTGATCTGACATGGAAATTTACATTACGATGAATTTCTTGTACTGTGATACCATCAACAATTCTAAAAGATGTTCGAAAAGCTTCATGCCTTTCAATGATTTTTTGGAAAATCTCATTTATTTGCTCTTCATTCACTTCACCATGGATTTCGAAAACGCCTGGCATATTATAATTTGTTGTATTGTTAGTTTGATTAATAATAAATAAGCGTTTTTGAGAGCTTGAAGCAGGATAATTACTTCGATACGCAACAGGCATTATTTTTTCCTGCTCTACAAGGGCTGCTGATTCTATATATTCAGCTAAACGTTTAATCGTTGTATATTGAAATATATCTTTAATGTATAAATCGACCTGAAATTCTTTTTGTACACTAGTTACTAGCTCAATCGCTTTTAATGAGTGACCACCTAAATCAAGAAAATGATCGTTAATACCAATTTCCAAGAAGTTTTTATCAAAAATCCTTGCCCAAATCTTAGTTAATCTTATTTCAATATCACTCCTTGGGGCTGTATAAACATTCTTCAATTGATTTTTTGCATATGGAAGTGGTAAGTTTTTTTTGTCAACTTTACCATTTGCTGTTAACGGCATTTGATTGAGTGGAAAGAAATATGTTGGAATCATCGCACTTGGTAAATTGAATGTTAAATATCCCCTGATTTCTTCCAACGAAACAGGTTCTTTGGCTATATAATATGCACAAAGATGTTGCTCTTCATTATACTTTTTAACAACAACAACCGCCTCATCGATTTTTGGATGACTCATAATCTGGTTTCGAATCTCTCCTAATTCCATTCGTATGCCATGAATTTTCACTTGATCATCATTTCTACCAATAAGTTCTAGTTCCCCGTTAGGTAGCCATCTTGCTAAATCTCCTGATTTATACATTTTTTGGTTTGGTTTAAATGGATTCTCCACAAATACAGATGGTGGGAGACCTTGACTTGAAAGGTACCCATTTGCGATTCCCTCACCTGATATACATAACTCACCAATCACTCCTATTGGTTGTAACTGTTCATTTTTATCGAGAATATATATTTCTTTGTTTGCAATTGGCTTTCCAACCGTTATCAGCTTAGGAGAAGCATCCATTTCTTTGACGGTTAACCATACAGTTGTTTCCGTTGGGCCATAAATGTTATAAAGCTTCGCATTTGTTCTTTGTTTCAGCTTTTGAACTAGACTTTTTGTCAGCACCTCTCCGCCAACTAGTACCATTTGTAAATAATGCAAAGAATTATTATTTTCATCCTCTAGCAAAAGTTGTAAGCGTGACGGTGTAAGTTGGATAACATCCACTTCATGCTGTCGAATTAAATTCTTTGTTTTCTCCGGGTTTTTCCTTTGTTCTTCATCTGCAATAACAACTGTCATTCCTAAAGACAGTGGAAGAAAAGATTCCACTACAAATGGATCAAAAGACATAGAAGTAAGGGATAGAATTGTTTGATTTGAAGAAAAATCAACTGTATGAGTAAATCCATGAATAAAATTATGTAAGGATTGATGGTCAATACTAATACCTTTTGGTCTCCCAGTCGATCCAGATGTATAGATTATGTAAACAGCGTCATGAGCGTTCATTAAATTAGGTAAATTTTCTTCACTTTCTTGATCAATTCTCAAATCTGTAAGGTTTATTTTCCAACCATCAAATTCCACATTATGAATCTGCGAATTAATTAATAATAGTTTTATACAACTATTATTAATCATGTAATTAATTCTACCAGTTGGATAATTAGGATCAATTGGAATGTACGTCCCACCAGCTTTCATTATCCCAAAAATAGCGACCAACATTTCAATTGAGCGATCAACCATAACTCCGACACGTGTCAAAGGTTGAACACCTTTTTTTTGCAATAAACGTGCAAGCTGATTTGCCCGATTATTCAATTGTTGATAAGTTAGTTTTTGATGACCAAACACAACCGCAGTCTTGTTTGGTGTTTTGGTTACTTGTTCTTCAAATAACTGATGAATCGTTTTTGTTCTATCATATTCTGACTTCTCACCACTGAACTCCATTAACAACTGGTACTTTTCATCCTTTGAAATTACTTCTAATTCAGATATTCTTTTATCACCATAAACAAATAAATTTATAATGATTTGAACAATCCTACTAAAATGATTTTCAATTTCCGTTTCCGTAAATAATTCTGTCAAATAATCAAAATCAAGCATCAACTCATTTTTTTCTTCACGATCACTGATATGAATACTTAACGAATTAATCTCATGTCCTGAAAAATGCCATTTTGTTTCATATTTTCCTTTTATGGCTTCGTTTTTATCGAGATGCAATTTTGAATTTTGATAGGTTAAGGATATATCAAATAATCGTTCAGTATGATTATATTTATCTCTTAATTTTCTAGTTAGTAAATCAAACGGATACTGCTGTCTTCGTAATAATGATATTTGCTTACGGCTTGTTTGTTCCATAAATTCCATAATTGTGATATCATCATTCAACTTCACCTTAAACGGCATGGTACTGACAAACATACCAAATGTTTTACGTTCCTTCGGATTAACTCTATTGAGAATAGTTGTACCTAAGACAAAATGATTTTGATCAGTTATCCTTTTTAGATAAATCGATAGAATCGATAGAAAAAATGTAAAAACAGATATCTCATGTATCTTACAAAATTGATATATTTTTGACGTAATCTCAGAAGATAAATTGAAGGTTCTTCGCTTTGCATTCGTACCTCTAAATGCTATATTTCCTTCTTTTAATCTTATTGGCTTAGGTATATTACGAAGTTCCTCCAACCAAAATTTCTCATTTTCTATAAATCGTTTGGAACATTTATAATTATTTTCACGGGTGATAAAATCCATGTAAGAATGATCTTTGTTCATACTCAATTCTAGACCATTGCATAGATCCATATAATCTTTCATAATTTTATCTCCCATTAAATGAATAGACCAAGCATCCGAAATAATATGATGAATTTTGACCATCAATCCACTTTCATTGCTACCATTTTTAAAAGTTATAAATTCAAATAAATCAGAACCCAATAAATTAAACGGCTTACTAGTTTCTTGAGCAATCCATTCATCAAACGTTTTATTATTATGTTGCAAATCAACAATTCGAATTTTTTTCTCATGATAAGGTGAAATATACTGTTTTACTCCATCATCATTTTCTACTAACCGAATCCTGATAGCGTCATTTTTAAGTATAAATAGATTGATAGCTTGTTCAAATTTATTAAAATCCAATAAACCTTTGATTTTAATTGTTCCAATTAAGTTTGATATCGGAGAATGTTGAACAAACTTTTCAGTTTCCCAAACCCTTTTTTGTGGGTGTGTCAAAGGATATCTCTGTTTAGACACAAAATCCCCTCCCTTTATCAAAATGGTTAATTACTTTCTCTCCATTTAATAAATTTAATAATTAGTAAAATTGAAAATAAACTAAACACAATTAACACGATTAAATCCTGTATAACGGCGGTAGACCAAATACCTTGAAATAGTAGTCGAAGTGCTTCTGACAAATATGTTGTCGGTAATACATATGAAATATACTGTATAATCGAAGGTAGTGATTCAATTTCTACCATTACAGGACTCATAAAAGTAATAAACATCATTGCAACTTGTCCACAAATAGCTGCAACCTGTGGAGTTCTTGACCAAAAACCAATCAAAACTCCGACACCAACGCAACTTAGTATACCAAAAAGTATGACTGGGATTATTCCAATATGAAATTGGAGTGTAATGCCATACATTGATTGGCCAACAATTGCCAAGATGATAATAGAAGGTATAGCAGATAAGACGCCCTTTAATAAAACAGATAAAATAAACGTTATTCTAGAAATAGGTAAAGAAGCATAATAAATAAAATGTCCCTGATTTTTTTCATGGGAAATATCCTGTGCTACACTGGTTAAGCCCATAAGGACAATTGCAAACACAATGTTACCAACGATGATTCTCGTAATTGTCTCTAAAGAAGCATCCTCATTAAAAACTTTTAAAAAAAATAGTGATGTAAAAGGAAACATGGATGCCATAAACACAATCAAATACCAAGTATCCCTAATAATTCCCCATTGAATTCGTGCTAATATATAAAAATCAACAAAATGTTTCACAAACTTTTTGAATACTTTTGTCTTTTTATTTGGAATTTCGTAAGCATGAGATTTCGTATTCATATTAGTCTCTTCCCTCATAATGTAAATAAACATCTTCAAGGCTTGGTGGTATAATTCGATACTCTTCACACCTTACTACTTCTAAATATTGAATAATTTCACCTATAACACTTTTTAATTTTTTATTTGGAATCAACACTCTAAAACGATTTTCAGTTAGGATTTGTATCTCCCCATATTTCGACATATTTGTTTTCAGTTTATCTCCTTCCTCAAACATAGAGGATATTTCTAACTTATATCGTTGATCTACACTCTGCTTTAATCGCCCTACATAATCAACAGCAATCACTTTACCACGATTAATAACAGCGATACGATCAACTATTTTTTCCGCTTCTAGTAGGTTATGTGTTACTAAAATAATGGTTGTACCTTCCTCACGATTCTTTTTTTGAAGCAAGTTCCATACCATATTTCGCTTAACCGGATCTAAATCATTAGTTGGCTCATCTAATATGAGTATTGGTAGTTTACCTGTAAGGCAAGTAGCAAAACCAACCATTCTTCTTTGACCACCTGATAAATTTTTCACATACATATTCCGTAATTTAGTTAAGTCCAATAGTTCTAGCAGTTCCTCAGTTTCATTTCTGGCCTCCTGATTTTTAACACCTCTTAGCATGGCAGTAAAATAAATTGCTTCATGAACCTTTAATTTATGTAAGGCAAATGTTTCTTGAGAATAATATGCTACATTGTTCATTACATAATAACTATCTTGTAAAACATCTTGACCATATAAATAAATCTTTCCTTTAGTTGGTTTTAATTGTCCTACCATTTGTTTAATTAGAGTTGATTTACCTGCACCATTTGGCCCTAGTAATCCAAAAATCTCCCCTTGGTGTATCGTAAAAGAAACATCAGAGTTGGCAACTTTCTTTCCTTTATTAAATTCCTTATAAATAGAATCAACACGATAAACTTCTTTTTTTAATTGCACTTCTTATACCACGCTATTCGCTAATTCTTCATTTATAATTCTAACAATATTATTATCCTCATCCATTATTGCTATATGTGAGCGAAATTTACCTAACTCATCTTGATGAACTTGAGCATAAGATATTATTATTACTACATCCCCTTTTTGCACAAGTCTTGCTGCAGCACCATTTAAGCATATATCTTTTTCCCCAGGTGGCCCAGGAATAACATAAGTTTCAAAACGTGCTCCATTATTATTATTTACGATTTGTACTTTTTCATTAGGTAAAATCCCCAGTGCATCAATAATTTCACGATCTATGGTGATACTTCCAACGTAATTAAGATTTGATTCGGTTACACGTGCACAATGAATTTTTGATTGCATAAACGTTCTATACATATTTACTCTCCAATCTTTTTATTTGATTTTTCCTTTTTGAAAATTTCTTAGTTTACTAGTTATCTAACTTCATAAAAGCAAGACTATACTTATTTTTATTGAATACAAATACATTACATTCAAATCTTTGTTTCTAAAAGTTCCAATGCTGCCCATATCTAATTCCGTATTTTTCTACACGTGGTTTTCAGTTGATTATATATTTATTTTAGATTATAAAAATAAACGGATAAAATACACCTTCTATTTTCTCTTAAATATGTCATTTGTCGGAGTAAGTTGATCCATTTACCCTCCTTTCTTTCTATAAAACTACCAGCCTAACCTATGTATTAATATAGCAAATCTCTTTCACTGAAATATTCAGCATACATTAAAGTATCCTCTATCGTTTAATCTCTTAAAAAAAATACTCCATGGAACTGAGACCCCTTCCCTACATACTCCCAAATGATAAAGTTATAATATAAAATTGAATATGGTAGTTGAAATACAAATCGTGATATTTTCCAATGCTTTTTTATTAAAAAGTCATTTGTAAAATACTAAATCTTAAGAAAGAGACTACATATTCATGTTCTCATCCTCGATTATCTTTTAGACTTATACCAACCATAAAGTTTCACTGCTATAATCCTTTTTTTAAACAGTATAATGTCACTATTAACAATAAATACCAACTATATATTCCCATATAAAGCATTTATTATCCATTATTTCTAAACAAAGAAAAAAACTTAATCTTCACTCTAAATTAAACATACAAAAGAGTGTAATCTGTCTGAATTTAACCACATGAATGATTATACCAAAATTTACTAGTGAATATCCAGCGAATATCCAATTTTTCAAAACTTTTTATTCCGACAATAAACGACAAAATTTACAATTGAAGAATGTATCATATTCTATCCATTTAGCCTTTTGGTAAATTTAGATATCTGTTAAAAGTATTTTCACACTTAAAGTTACCAAAATAGAAGAAGCTTTTATAATATAAAGGAGAAAACATTCGATTGAAATTAACCAACAGTTAATATACAAAGCTATTAATACGAGAAGTGGACCAAATACTATGAACCTCCCCTTAACCTTATAAACTGATAAAGAACGACCTAATTTAGCTTTAAAATAAAGTTTGATTAAAAATATTGGATGTAGCCTTATTTTGTGGAAAATGAAAAACAGCCATTTCGATCAATGTTTGTTCAAAATGGCTGTCTCTATTTTAATTGTTAATTTGATTTTCATAAAAAAAGATTGATTAAAACTTTTTCTCAAACATTGATCCAAAAGAATTTTTATTAAAATACATGCCATCCTTTTTACACAGTTCTGTTACAAAGTTTCTTAACAGAGAAAAAGTTAGTATGATTGCAGATGGATTTTATGAAATCGTTAGTAATTGTTGTAATTCATTATACGTCGAAAAAACGAAGTTTGGTGGTTGCAAACTTCGTTTTCGTTTATATATAGCATGAACGGTTTCAATACCTTTCAAGGTACGTGAAGCATGACGAATGTTTTGGAATCCAGAAGATTTGGTAAAGCGACGTTTTATATGTCGATGATCCTGTTCAATCAGGTTATTGAGATACTTAACGGCGCAATGTTTTGTACGCTTATAAAGGTCGTTCTTTTTCAGTTTTTTGAACGCACAAAGTAAGGCTGAAGCCCTGTCTGTTGTGAGAACTGTTGTTTCTCCAAAATCTTTGACCAATCGCTTCATAAACGTATAAGTAGCTTAGTGATCGCGTGTTCTACTAAGTTGGAGATCCAAAGTATATCTATTTCCATACGTTAAAGTCAATTCAGCCCGACAACTATGATATCTTTTATAACCTAATTAGAAATGCCAAGATAATTACAATTGCCACAGAACCTATTTGTGTTAAGAATTTGAAATATGGGGATGAGGAAATTAATAGCGAATCACTGTTAAATACTTTATTAAACCACATAGAACAGGCATTAATCCAAACGACTTTAATTTAATAGAAATAAAAAAGGCTCCATGTATGCAGTGATCCCTGTCAAGTAGACAGGATTTAAAAAGCGCAGCTAAACAACCTGAGTTCTATATTTATATGGACTCAAGTTATTTAATTTCTTTTGAAATCTTTGATGATTATAAAAATGTATATATTTGCGCACGGCAAATTTAACCTCATCCGCTTTGTGAAAGGAATATAAATAAAAGCATTCTGCTTTAAAGTGACTGAAAAAGTTTTCCATACAAGCATTATTATCCCAACAGTTACCTCTTCGAGACATACTTGCCTTCATCTGATATTTTTTAAGTAATTGATTATATTGACAAGATGTATATTGAGACCCTTGATCACTATGTAAGAGGATTCCCGTTACATTTCGTTTTTTCTTTGCCTTTTTAAGTGTATCTAACACAAGTTTCAAGTCATTTCTACGACTGGTTTCATAGGCAACAATTTCATTGTTGTACAAATCCTTAATAGCTGATAAGTGCAGGCGTTGTCCATTGAAAATCAAGTAGGTTATATCCGTTACTCACTTCTCATTTGGTCTTGAAGCTTGAAAGTCTCCATTTAGATGGTTATATGAAATCACATAGGCCTCTTTTTTTCCGTGATAAGGTCTTTTTCTTCTAATTACGGCTTTGATGCCTAATTCATTCATTAATCTTTGTAAGCGCTTATGATTCAAATGACGGTTATATGTGACTTTGAGCCAAACTTGCACTCTTCTGTATCCATAAATTCCTCTTAATTTTTTATGACACTCCAATATCTTTTTCTTGATTTGAGCATCTTTTAGTTGTTTTTCAGAAGGCACAAAGTGCCGCTTTATCCATTTATAATATCCACTTCGAGTTACACCAGCAATGGCAC
Coding sequences within it:
- a CDS encoding IS3 family transposase; amino-acid sequence: MQAISKTRKFEVILEMLEKGYTVILLCAIAGVTRSGYYKWIKRHFVPSEKQLKDAQIKKKILECHKKLRGIYGYRRVQVWLKVTYNRHLNHKRLQRLMNELGIKAVIRRKRPYHGKKEAYVISYNHLNGDFQASRPNEK
- a CDS encoding IS3 family transposase codes for the protein MTYLIFNGQRLHLSAIKDLYNNEIVAYETSRRNDLKLVLDTLKKAKKKRNVTGILLHSDQGSQYTSCQYNQLLKKYQMKASMSRRGNCWDNNACMENFFSHFKAECFYLYSFHKADEVKFAVRKYIHFYNHQRFQKKLNNLSPYKYRTQVV
- a CDS encoding ABC transporter ATP-binding protein; translated protein: MQLKKEVYRVDSIYKEFNKGKKVANSDVSFTIHQGEIFGLLGPNGAGKSTLIKQMVGQLKPTKGKIYLYGQDVLQDSYYVMNNVAYYSQETFALHKLKVHEAIYFTAMLRGVKNQEARNETEELLELLDLTKLRNMYVKNLSGGQRRMVGFATCLTGKLPILILDEPTNDLDPVKRNMVWNLLQKKNREEGTTIILVTHNLLEAEKIVDRIAVINRGKVIAVDYVGRLKQSVDQRYKLEISSMFEEGDKLKTNMSKYGEIQILTENRFRVLIPNKKLKSVIGEIIQYLEVVRCEEYRIIPPSLEDVYLHYEGRD
- a CDS encoding ABC transporter permease, which translates into the protein MNTKSHAYEIPNKKTKVFKKFVKHFVDFYILARIQWGIIRDTWYLIVFMASMFPFTSLFFLKVFNEDASLETITRIIVGNIVFAIVLMGLTSVAQDISHEKNQGHFIYYASLPISRITFILSVLLKGVLSAIPSIIILAIVGQSMYGITLQFHIGIIPVILFGILSCVGVGVLIGFWSRTPQVAAICGQVAMMFITFMSPVMVEIESLPSIIQYISYVLPTTYLSEALRLLFQGIWSTAVIQDLIVLIVFSLFSILLIIKFIKWRESN
- the panD gene encoding aspartate 1-decarboxylase codes for the protein MYRTFMQSKIHCARVTESNLNYVGSITIDREIIDALGILPNEKVQIVNNNNGARFETYVIPGPPGEKDICLNGAAARLVQKGDVVIIISYAQVHQDELGKFRSHIAIMDEDNNIVRIINEELANSVV